Proteins from a single region of Mucilaginibacter daejeonensis:
- the panC gene encoding pantoate--beta-alanine ligase — MKIFTTKNALQQHLQQLRQQGSSIGYVATMGALHDGHLSLLAQAKQQADVTICSIFVNPTQFNDPADLERYPRPIAADTAKLERAECDILFNPPVGEMYAGNENWHLDIGPLEHLLEGEFRPGHYQGVTQVVFKLFDIIQPNLAFFGQKDYQQVMVIRKMVQLLNLPVKVIMCPILRETDGLAMSSRNIHLSTADHEHALVLWQALNRAKSYFEEGMPIAQIEEKAAAMISHEPGTQLEYFTLADGDTLEHAEPHSTSIVALVAARVGSTRLIDNVIIR; from the coding sequence TTGAAAATATTTACCACCAAAAACGCGTTGCAGCAACATCTGCAGCAACTGCGCCAACAGGGCTCAAGCATTGGTTATGTGGCCACCATGGGCGCTTTGCATGATGGCCATCTGTCCTTACTCGCACAGGCTAAGCAACAGGCCGATGTGACCATTTGCAGCATTTTCGTGAATCCTACCCAGTTCAATGACCCGGCCGATCTGGAACGCTACCCCCGCCCTATCGCTGCCGATACTGCTAAACTGGAGCGGGCCGAATGCGATATTTTGTTCAATCCACCCGTAGGTGAGATGTATGCCGGTAATGAGAACTGGCATTTAGATATTGGCCCGCTGGAACATTTGCTGGAAGGTGAATTCAGGCCAGGGCATTACCAGGGCGTTACGCAGGTGGTATTTAAACTTTTCGACATCATACAGCCCAATCTGGCCTTTTTCGGCCAAAAGGACTACCAGCAGGTAATGGTGATCCGCAAAATGGTGCAATTGCTGAACCTGCCCGTAAAGGTGATCATGTGCCCGATATTAAGGGAGACTGATGGCTTGGCCATGAGTTCGCGTAACATCCATTTGAGCACTGCCGACCATGAGCATGCCCTGGTATTATGGCAAGCACTGAACCGCGCCAAAAGCTATTTTGAGGAAGGCATGCCGATCGCACAGATCGAGGAGAAAGCCGCGGCTATGATCAGCCATGAGCCTGGTACCCAACTGGAATACTTCACCCTGGCCGATGGTGATACTTTAGAACATGCTGAACCTCACAGTACATCCATCGTTGCTTTGGTTGCGGCCCGCGTAGGTAGCACCCGGCTCATCGATAATGTGATAATACGGTGA
- a CDS encoding glycogen/starch synthase: MGKSKLLFITHEMSPFLELTKIAEITRQLPQAMQDKGFEIRILMPRFGNINERRNRLHEVIRLSGMNIIINDNDNPLIIKVASIPAARMQVYFLDNEEYFQRKQVFADKDGKFYADNDERMIFFCKGALETVKKLGWSPDVVHCHGWMSALVPAYLKTTYKDDPTFKHSKVIYSIYDNEFSDKLDPEFAQKAIMSDMTAQHTEVFAAGTNNALHEGAVAFSDAVVLASENIDADVLNYVKNSQKPVLEFNSTADLENYSNFYDEITNDELVNVA; encoded by the coding sequence ATGGGTAAATCTAAGCTTTTGTTCATAACTCATGAAATGTCTCCCTTCCTTGAACTCACCAAGATCGCTGAAATAACCCGCCAATTGCCTCAGGCAATGCAGGACAAAGGGTTCGAGATCCGCATCCTGATGCCACGGTTCGGGAATATCAATGAGCGCAGGAACAGGCTGCATGAGGTGATCCGGTTGTCGGGGATGAATATCATTATTAACGATAACGATAATCCGTTGATCATCAAAGTAGCGTCGATACCGGCTGCCCGTATGCAAGTATACTTTTTGGACAACGAGGAGTATTTTCAGCGTAAGCAGGTATTTGCCGACAAGGATGGCAAGTTCTATGCAGATAATGATGAGCGTATGATCTTCTTTTGCAAAGGCGCATTAGAGACCGTTAAGAAATTAGGCTGGTCGCCTGACGTGGTACACTGCCATGGCTGGATGAGCGCTTTAGTGCCGGCTTACCTCAAAACCACTTACAAGGACGATCCAACCTTTAAGCATTCAAAAGTAATCTACTCGATCTATGATAACGAGTTCAGTGATAAGCTTGACCCTGAGTTCGCTCAAAAAGCGATCATGAGCGATATGACCGCACAGCATACCGAAGTGTTCGCTGCGGGTACCAATAATGCCCTGCATGAAGGTGCCGTAGCTTTTAGTGATGCCGTGGTATTGGCCAGCGAGAACATTGATGCTGATGTGTTAAATTATGTTAAAAACAGCCAGAAACCGGTGCTAGAATTTAATTCGACCGCGGATCTCGAAAATTATTCCAATTTTTACGACGAAATAACCAATGACGAGTTGGTGAACGTTGCATAA
- a CDS encoding DUF4270 family protein — MISLFILGGLASCKNQSDVGLPLGSQELSGTLLSYDDITIKTDTENTNLDVNAESSNGKMPLASFVDSRIGTTTSNVVTGITLPGNVAYTKPSGTVTTDSVVMELRYADGFYGDSLNSRYRVNVYQLTNKLQASTLDGYYSGQRRPHESANLINTAKAGPFNIRPKTSVKIQNILKGKADKDSLATPQLRVSLDPAFFASRVFNPTTTSSVANFQNSLKGLYISLQRNNTTETGGSAMLDITNCNIKVYYRADTAGTIDTNSVTLPFAGSVTEISHTYTDEVTKAMAAGVTSNDVFYIQGNAGLRAKIAFPSLKTIFGTTPISSIAINRAELVITPVAGTDVPFVPLPQLTLYRLDLTKQRRQIPDGAVTTGGQALDARFLGVPQFGGNYVKSTKDYHFLVTGYISDLIRGKTTDYGTYLGAIDTVNRNKGTTATVDYLPTAATSARLIAVGSNKSSQYKIKLNIIYTKNN, encoded by the coding sequence TTGATAAGTCTTTTTATTTTAGGTGGGCTGGCAAGCTGCAAGAACCAGAGCGACGTAGGTTTGCCTTTGGGCAGCCAGGAGCTTAGCGGTACCTTGTTAAGCTACGACGATATAACGATCAAGACCGATACGGAGAATACCAATTTGGATGTCAATGCAGAGAGCAGCAATGGCAAGATGCCTTTAGCATCCTTTGTAGATAGCCGGATTGGTACCACTACCTCAAATGTGGTCACCGGCATCACTTTGCCAGGCAATGTAGCCTATACCAAACCAAGTGGTACGGTCACTACCGATTCGGTAGTGATGGAGTTACGATATGCCGACGGTTTTTACGGTGATTCACTTAACTCCAGATACAGAGTGAATGTTTACCAACTGACCAATAAATTACAGGCAAGCACATTAGACGGCTATTACAGTGGTCAGCGTAGGCCACATGAGTCAGCCAACCTGATCAATACCGCTAAGGCCGGACCGTTCAACATTCGTCCTAAAACGAGTGTGAAGATCCAAAACATCCTTAAGGGTAAGGCGGATAAGGATTCATTAGCTACTCCTCAATTGCGGGTGTCTTTGGATCCTGCATTTTTTGCCAGCAGGGTGTTCAATCCTACTACTACGTCTTCTGTGGCAAATTTCCAAAATTCACTTAAAGGTCTTTATATTTCGTTACAACGCAATAACACCACTGAGACGGGTGGTTCAGCTATGCTCGATATAACCAACTGTAACATTAAAGTATACTACCGCGCTGATACCGCCGGCACCATTGACACCAACTCGGTGACGCTACCTTTTGCAGGCTCGGTCACTGAGATATCACATACCTACACAGACGAAGTGACCAAGGCCATGGCGGCTGGCGTGACCAGCAATGACGTGTTCTACATTCAGGGTAATGCCGGCTTACGTGCTAAGATCGCGTTCCCAAGCCTGAAAACTATATTCGGTACCACGCCGATCAGTTCGATCGCCATCAACCGTGCCGAGTTAGTGATCACACCAGTGGCGGGTACTGATGTGCCATTTGTACCTTTACCTCAATTAACGCTCTACCGGCTCGACCTGACCAAGCAGCGCAGGCAGATACCTGATGGTGCGGTGACCACTGGAGGTCAAGCATTAGATGCGCGCTTCCTTGGCGTACCTCAGTTCGGCGGCAACTACGTTAAGTCCACTAAAGACTATCACTTTTTAGTGACCGGTTACATCAGCGATCTGATACGTGGTAAAACAACTGATTACGGTACTTATTTGGGAGCCATTGATACAGTGAACCGAAACAAAGGAACTACCGCCACGGTAGATTACCTGCCAACTGCAGCTACATCGGCAAGGCTCATTGCGGTGGGTAGTAATAAGTCCTCGCAGTACAAGATCAAGCTCAA